The nucleotide window GTGCTCACCGCCCGCCTCCCGCCTCGGATCCCTGCGGGCCGGTGGCCGTGCCGGTGACGGCGGCGGCCGCGGCCAGGGCCTGATCCAGGTCGGCCAGGAGGTCCTCGATGTGCTCGATGCCCACGCTCAGGCGCACCGTGCCGGCGGTGATGCCGGCGGCGGCCAGGCCCGCGTCGTCGAGCTGGGAGTGGGTGGTGGTGGCCGGGTGGACGGCCAGGGATCGCACATCGCCGATATTGGCCAGGTGGGAGAACAGCCCCAGGGCGTTGATGAAGGCCGCCCCCGCCTCGCGTCCTCCGGGCAGGTCGAAGGCCAGGACCGCCCCTGCCCCGCGCGGGCAGTACTTGCGGTGCAACTCGTAGTAGGGGCTGGAGGCCAGCCCCGAGTAGCGCACCCCGGCCACATCCGGCCGCGCCTCCAGCCAGGAGGCCACGGCCAGGGCGTTGTCCACGTGGCGCTCCATGCGCAGGGAGAGGGTCTCGATGCCCTGGGCGATGAGGAAGGCCGAGTGCGGGGCCAGGGGCAGGCCCAGGTCGCGCTGCCCCTCGGCGCGGGCCTTGAGGATGAAGGCGAGGTTGGCGCCCAGGGCTCCGCCCACCCCCAGGTCCCGGGCGTAGACCAGGCCGTGGTAGGACTCGTCGGGGGTGTTGAAGCCGGGGAAGCGCTCGGGGCTCGCGGCGAAGTCGAAGTTGCCGGCATCCACGATCACCCCGGCCACCGAGGAGCCGTGACCGCCCAGGAACTTAGTGGCCGAGGCCACCACGATATCCGCGCCCCACTCGAAGGGGCGGGTCAGGAAGGGCGAGGCCACCGTGTTGTCCACCACCAGGGGGATGCCCTCGGCGTGGGCCGCGCCCGCCACCGCCTCGATGTCCAGGATGTCGCCGCGCGGGTTGGGGATGGTCTCCCCGAAGAAGGCGATGGTGCGCTCATCGGCCAGCGCCGCCCAGGCCCGCGGGTCGGAGGGGTCCTCCACGAAGCGGGTCTCGATGCCGAAGCGGGGCAGGGAGTGGGCGAGCAGGTTCGTGGTGCCCCCGTACAGGGAGGGGGAGGACACGATATTGGTGCCCGCCGACCCCAGGGTCAGGAAGGCCAGGGTCTGGGCGCCCTGGCCCGAGGCGGTCAGCAGCGCCCCCACGCCGCCCTCCAGAGCGGCGATCCGGTTCTCCACGATCTCGTTGGTGGGGTTGTTCAGGCGGGTGTAGATGGGCCCGAGCTCGGCCAGGGAGAAGCGGGCGGCTGCCTGCTCGGCGGAATCGAAGACGAAGGAGGTGGTCTGGTAGATGGGGATGGCCCGGGCGCGGGCGGTATCCGCCCTGGGGTCGTGGCCGGCCTGGACCTGCTTGGTCTCGAAGCGCCAGCCCCGGGGGCTGGTGGGGGAGGGGGCCTGGGTGGCGGTGGGCGTGGGCTGGGTGGTCATCGTGTGCTCCTTAGGTCCGTGGTGACCAGGGGCGGACGACGGCGGTGCGGGGCACGGCCCCCGCCTTGCGTTGGGCGGGGTGCGGGCTGGTGCGGCGTGTCCTGGCGCTTCCTCGATCCGCGGTCACCGGTGTGGGTGAGATGGGGGGACGCGCACGTGGGCATGCTGCGGCGTGCGCGTCAGCTGCGCATTCGCATGCGGTGGGGCTGCGGGGGCTCCGAGGCCCTCGGGCCGGACACGTTCCAAGGCATGCCCGAACTGTAGCGGCCACTCGGCTCCGGGGGGCAAGTCGGGGCGCGGGGCGTCCGTCAGGCGGACACCCCGCAGCCCGGGGGCGGTGGCTCGGAAGGACGGCTGGGGAGCGCCTGGGGTGCACCTGTGTGGGATGTCACGTGGGTCACGTCACGGTATCGACGACGGCGAAGGCCGGAATGGCGCCGATAGGCCTGAAATCACAGTGATGTAAGTGGCGGATGTGAAGAATGTGAACAGTGTTCCCAAGGTGAACTGAGGCGACTAATGTGGCGTGGGAGCACACGGAGAGGCACCTCGGTGCCGCCTCCACCGATCAGCCGGGCGCCCACCGCCGACCGCCGCATCCCGATGTGCCGGAGGGCCGGCGGTGGCCGCACGAACGCTGACCGGCCGACCGTGACCGAAGATGACCGACCCTGACCGACGGAGACCCCAGTGACCCCCTCGTTCCAGAACCGATGGAGGCGCGGCACCATCGCCACCGCCGTCCTGGCGCTGGCCTGCCTCGTCATACCCGCGGCCCATGCTGATCCCGTCACCCAGGACGACGTCGATCGGGCCAAGGAGGCCGAGGCCTCGACCAGCGCCTCCATCGGCGAGCTGGAGGCCCAGCTCGCCCAGCTGAACGTCAACCTCGAGACCGCCCAGCGCAACGCCCAGATCGCCAACGAGGACTACCTCATGGCCGTCCAGGAGCTGGCCACCGCCTCCTCCGAGGCGCAGACCGCGCAGGACAGCGCCGACTCGGCGGCCCAGGAGACCCAGACGGCCCGCGCCGACCTGGGTGCCGTCGTCGTCCAGACCTACCAGGAGGGCGGCAACGCGATCACCGCCCTGACCCCCTACGTCACCGCCACCTCCATCTCCGAGCTCGCCGACGCCGAGGTCGCCCGGGCCCGCATGGGGGAGCGCACCAATGCCAAGGTCCAGGACGTCGAGGCGCTCCAGGCCGTGGCCGAGACCATGCAGGGGATCGCCGACGAGAAGGTCGAGACCAAGCAGACCGCCGCCACCGAGGCCGAGACCGCCAAGGCCACTGCCGCCAGCGCCGCCACCACCGCCCAGGCCGAGGTCACCCAGGCCCAGACCCAGCGCGATGCCCTGGTGACCAGGCTCGCCGAGCAGCGGGGCACCACCGTCGAGCTGGAGAGGCAGCACCAGGACCAGCTCGAGGCCGAGCGCAAGGCTCGCGAGGAGGCTGCGGCCAAGGCCGCCGCCGAGGAGGCCGCCAGGACCGCGGCCGCCCAGCAGGCGCCCCAGGAGCCCGCCCCCCGGGCCACCGAGGACCAGCCCGCCACCGAGGCGCCCGAGCCCCCGGCGCAGGAGCCGCAGGACGAGCAGCCCGCGCCGGCCCCCGCCGCCGAGGAGGAGGCCGGGGAGCCTGAGGAGGCCGAGGAGGCCCCGGCCCCCGCGCCGGCCCCCGCCGTTGAGGAGGAGGCCGAGGAGCCCGCGCCCGCGCCGGCCGCCTCGGGCGATGCCGCCGCCACCGCCATCTCCGCAGCCATGAGCTACATCGGCACCCCCTACGTGTGGGGAGGCGAGTCGGCCGCGGGCCTGGACTGTTCGGGCCTGACGATGATGGCCTACCAGGCCGCAGGCGTCTCCCTGACCCACTCCTCCCGGGTGCAGTACGGCCAGGGCCAGCATGTTCCGCTCTCCAGTGCGCAGCCCGGCGACCTGGTCTTCTGGTCCTCCGACGGCACCCAGTCGGGCATCTACCACGTGGCCATCTACCTGGGCGACGGGCAGATGATCGAGGCGCCGACCTTCGGCTTCACCGTCACCGTGACCTCCATGCGCTACTCCGGCGCCATGCCCACGGCCGTGCGCCCCTACTGAGCCCGGCAGGCCCGCCGAGCCCGACCGAGCCCAGCTGAGCCTCTGCGGTGGCACCGCCCGCGCCGGGCAGGGGAGCACCGGAGGGCAGTTGGGCTTCGGGGCACGGAGCGAGGAATCGGCTGGGGCCGGGACATCACCTCACATGATGTCCCGGCCCCAGCCGATTCGGTGTCGCAGACTCCGGGCGACTCAGTGCCCGCCGTGGGCCAGGTTCTCGGCCTCGCGCTCGTAGGAGCGGCGGATCTCCTCCTCGGCCTCCTCGCGCCCCACCCAGTGGGCGCCCTCCACGGACTTGCCCGGCTCCAGATCCTTGTAGACCTCGAAGAAGTGCTGGATCTCCAGGCGGTGGAACTCCGAGACGTCCTCGATATCCGTGCGCCAGGAGGCCCGCTGGTCCGCACTGGGCACGCACAGGACCTTGTCGTCCCCGCCCTTCTCATCGCGCATGCGGAACATGCCCAGGGCGCGGCAGCGGATGACGCAGCCGGGGAAGGTGGGCTCCTCCAGCAGGACCAGCGCGTCGAGCGGATCGCCATCCTCACCCAGGGTGCCGTCGATGAAGCCGTAGTCATCGGGGTAGCGCGTTGAGGTGAAGAGCATCCTGTCCAAGCGGATCCGTCCGGTCTCGTGGTCGATCTCGTACTTGTTGCGGTTGCCCTTGGGGATCTCGATCGTGACGTCGAACTCCACGTGGAGCCTCCTTCGCTTGTCATAGCAGTCCGTATGAGGCCGATCAACCGGCGTCGGGTTCGGCGTCGAGTCCGGCGGGTCGGGCGGCAATGGCACTAGTGTGGCCTACGAGGGCGTTGGAGGTGGGAAACTACGGACCGCGGCGCCCGACCCGCCCCAAGCGGTGGGACCCGGTGCCGCCGTCCGGCGTCGCCCAGTGCCGTCCCCGGTACCGGCACCAGCCTACCGGGCATCCCTACCGGCCGCCCGGTGGTCGGCACCGGCACCGGGACGGCCCCGACCGTCAGCCTCCACTCTCGTCTTCAGCCTGTATCCACCCCGTCAACCCGCCAGTAAATGAGGACCCATGCGCAAGGCCCAGATCGCCTCCCTGACCGCGGCGAGCCTCCTCGTCGCGGGCGGCTACTATGGCCTGGCCGATGCACTCGACCTCGTGCCCGGACCCGTGACCGCGGCCCCGATGGACATCGCCGCCCAGCCCTACCCCACGATCTCCGCCCCCGACGCCGCCATCGCCCAGGCCTCGGGACTCGACCCCCAGGCCCCGATCCCCTCCAGCGCCGCCCTGAGCGCGATGGTCTCGGAACTGGCCGCCGACAAGGCCCTGGAGGGGGGCTCGGTCAGCGCCTCCATCATCGATGTGGCCACAGGCCAGGAGCTCGTCAACCACTCGGGCACCACTGGTGTGACCCCGGCCTCCTCCAACAAGCTGCTGGTGGCCCAGGCCTCCCTGTCCCTCCTGGGGGCCGACCACACCCTGACCACGAGCACCGTCCTGGAGGGCCAGAACCTGACCCTCGTGGGCGGGGGCGACGTCCTCCTGGCCGAGGACGCGGGCGACCCCACTGCCACGGCCGGCCGGGCGGGCCTGGGCGACCTGGCCCGCCTCAGCGCCCAGGCCCTCAAGGACAAGGGCGTCACCAGCGTCTCGGTGCGCCTGGACGACACCCTGTTCACCGGCCCCACCTGGAATGACGGCTGGGAGGCCGGCAACGAGGCCTGGGTGGCCAAGATCCAGCCGATCATGGTGGACGTCTCGGTCCACCACAATCACGGGACCTACCCCGAGGACCCCGCCCTGGAGGCCGCCCAGGTCTTCCGTGAGCACCTGGCCGCCGAGGGCATCACCGTCTCGGGGGACATCACCCGCGCCGCCGCCCCCGACTCGGCCGCCGAGCTGGCCTCGGTTCACTCCGCGCCGCTGGAGGACATCCTGGCTCTGTCGCTGAAGACCTCCGACAACACCATCACCGAGGTCGAGGGCCGGCTGGTGGCCGTCGCGGCGGGGCAGAGCGCCGACTTCCAGGGCGCCGCCCGCGCCGTGCTCGACCAGCTGGGCAAGGACGGCCTGGACACCACCGGGGTCACCCTCCTGGACTCCTCGGGCCTGGCCAAGGGCAACAAGGTCCCCTCCCGGCTCCTGGCGCAGATCCTGGCCAGGGCCGCGGGCCCCGACGGCGGCACCTCCGGCCGCGCCCTCATCTCGGCCCTGCCGGTGGGCGCCCTGGACGGGACCCTGCACGACCGCTTCCACGGCAGCGATGCCGCCGGGACGGTGAGGGCCAAGACCGGGACGCTGGAGCAGTCGGTCTCCCTGTCCGGGGTGGTGACCACCGCCGACGGGCGCCTGCTGGCCTTCGCCGTCCTGCTGGACGGATTCCCGGCCGAGAACGCGGGCAGCGCCAAGCTGGTCCTGGACAACCTTCTCATCACCCCCCTGGCCGCCTGCGGCTGCCAGGGCTGAGGAGGGGCCGGGATGACAGGCGGCACCCCGACCCGACGGCCCGGCCGGCGCGGGGCAGGCGGGCCGGTCCCGCAGGCCCCCGTCCCCAGTGCCCCCGAGACCGGGGGGCTCGGCACCGGTGCCGGTAGCGCTGCCGCTTCCGGCACCGCGGCGGGCCTCATCGACTGGCCGACGGTGGACCGTCTCTCGGCGCTCGTGCCCCCGGGCCCCGTGGTCTCCCGTTCCTCGCGTGCCGGCGTCGTGGCGGTCCTGCGGCGCTCGGCCCAGGAGTCCCCGGCCTGGATCGCCGAGATCACCGGCCTGCGCCGGGCCGCGGGGCTGGTGGCCGCGGGCACCGATGTGCGCGTGGTCGACCGCCGGGGCCTCATCCGCGCCTCGGCGGCGGGCCTGCGCGCGCTCATGGAGGCTGTGCCGGCCCCGCCGGTGGGCCCCGGCCTGCGGCGGGCGGGCGCTGTGGAGGTCGCCGGGGCGCTGGGACTGATCTCCACGCGCCTGCTCGGGCAGGTGCTGCCCACCGACCCCGCGGCGGCCCCGCCCCCCGTGGCCGGTGGGGCCCAGGAGGGCGCCCCCACGGCCCGCCTGCTCCTGGTGGCCCCCAATGTGCTGCAGATGCGGCGCCGCCTGGACCTGGACCTGCTCGACCTGCCCGCCTGGGTGAGCCTCCACGAGACCACCCACGCCGTCCAGCTCGCGGCGGCCCCCTGGCTCATGGACTACCTCACCAGCCGCATGCGCGCCGTCATCGCCGCAGTGGTCGGCGCCATCCACGGCCCGGGCAGTGGCGGCGGGCCCTCCGGGAGCCGGTGGCTGCGCGGGGCCCATGCCGGGGCGGTCCTGGCGGGCAGGGGCCCGTCGCTGGAGGAGCTGGTGGGGCGCCGCGAT belongs to Actinomyces capricornis and includes:
- a CDS encoding O-acetylhomoserine aminocarboxypropyltransferase/cysteine synthase family protein — protein: MTTQPTPTATQAPSPTSPRGWRFETKQVQAGHDPRADTARARAIPIYQTTSFVFDSAEQAAARFSLAELGPIYTRLNNPTNEIVENRIAALEGGVGALLTASGQGAQTLAFLTLGSAGTNIVSSPSLYGGTTNLLAHSLPRFGIETRFVEDPSDPRAWAALADERTIAFFGETIPNPRGDILDIEAVAGAAHAEGIPLVVDNTVASPFLTRPFEWGADIVVASATKFLGGHGSSVAGVIVDAGNFDFAASPERFPGFNTPDESYHGLVYARDLGVGGALGANLAFILKARAEGQRDLGLPLAPHSAFLIAQGIETLSLRMERHVDNALAVASWLEARPDVAGVRYSGLASSPYYELHRKYCPRGAGAVLAFDLPGGREAGAAFINALGLFSHLANIGDVRSLAVHPATTTHSQLDDAGLAAAGITAGTVRLSVGIEHIEDLLADLDQALAAAAAVTGTATGPQGSEAGGGR
- a CDS encoding C40 family peptidase — protein: MTPSFQNRWRRGTIATAVLALACLVIPAAHADPVTQDDVDRAKEAEASTSASIGELEAQLAQLNVNLETAQRNAQIANEDYLMAVQELATASSEAQTAQDSADSAAQETQTARADLGAVVVQTYQEGGNAITALTPYVTATSISELADAEVARARMGERTNAKVQDVEALQAVAETMQGIADEKVETKQTAATEAETAKATAASAATTAQAEVTQAQTQRDALVTRLAEQRGTTVELERQHQDQLEAERKAREEAAAKAAAEEAARTAAAQQAPQEPAPRATEDQPATEAPEPPAQEPQDEQPAPAPAAEEEAGEPEEAEEAPAPAPAPAVEEEAEEPAPAPAASGDAAATAISAAMSYIGTPYVWGGESAAGLDCSGLTMMAYQAAGVSLTHSSRVQYGQGQHVPLSSAQPGDLVFWSSDGTQSGIYHVAIYLGDGQMIEAPTFGFTVTVTSMRYSGAMPTAVRPY
- a CDS encoding inorganic diphosphatase — protein: MEFDVTIEIPKGNRNKYEIDHETGRIRLDRMLFTSTRYPDDYGFIDGTLGEDGDPLDALVLLEEPTFPGCVIRCRALGMFRMRDEKGGDDKVLCVPSADQRASWRTDIEDVSEFHRLEIQHFFEVYKDLEPGKSVEGAHWVGREEAEEEIRRSYEREAENLAHGGH
- the dacB gene encoding D-alanyl-D-alanine carboxypeptidase/D-alanyl-D-alanine endopeptidase, with the translated sequence MRKAQIASLTAASLLVAGGYYGLADALDLVPGPVTAAPMDIAAQPYPTISAPDAAIAQASGLDPQAPIPSSAALSAMVSELAADKALEGGSVSASIIDVATGQELVNHSGTTGVTPASSNKLLVAQASLSLLGADHTLTTSTVLEGQNLTLVGGGDVLLAEDAGDPTATAGRAGLGDLARLSAQALKDKGVTSVSVRLDDTLFTGPTWNDGWEAGNEAWVAKIQPIMVDVSVHHNHGTYPEDPALEAAQVFREHLAAEGITVSGDITRAAAPDSAAELASVHSAPLEDILALSLKTSDNTITEVEGRLVAVAAGQSADFQGAARAVLDQLGKDGLDTTGVTLLDSSGLAKGNKVPSRLLAQILARAAGPDGGTSGRALISALPVGALDGTLHDRFHGSDAAGTVRAKTGTLEQSVSLSGVVTTADGRLLAFAVLLDGFPAENAGSAKLVLDNLLITPLAACGCQG
- a CDS encoding zinc-dependent metalloprotease — encoded protein: MTGGTPTRRPGRRGAGGPVPQAPVPSAPETGGLGTGAGSAAASGTAAGLIDWPTVDRLSALVPPGPVVSRSSRAGVVAVLRRSAQESPAWIAEITGLRRAAGLVAAGTDVRVVDRRGLIRASAAGLRALMEAVPAPPVGPGLRRAGAVEVAGALGLISTRLLGQVLPTDPAAAPPPVAGGAQEGAPTARLLLVAPNVLQMRRRLDLDLLDLPAWVSLHETTHAVQLAAAPWLMDYLTSRMRAVIAAVVGAIHGPGSGGGPSGSRWLRGAHAGAVLAGRGPSLEELVGRRDRRALTELSCALTLLEGHAETVLDAVGPKRLPSVHRLRAVLSRARGDAIGVGPGPGSGSILHRLVSLDAKEAQYADGAAFVRAVVTRVGHEGLNRVWASPRCLPTPAEIARPDLWIERMG